The following proteins are co-located in the Paramormyrops kingsleyae isolate MSU_618 unplaced genomic scaffold, PKINGS_0.4 ups97, whole genome shotgun sequence genome:
- the LOC111834471 gene encoding small vasohibin-binding protein isoform X2 has product MEPACRKDKQKQKDTSNRGDRSKQKSAQQELKQRQRAEIYALNKVMTDLEQQQFETFCKQMQGPAE; this is encoded by the exons ATGGAACCAGCATGTCGCAAAgacaagcaaaaacaaaaggacACATCAAACCGGGGAGACAGATCTAAACAGAAGTCGGCCCAGCAGGAACTGAAACAGCGGCAGCGAGCTGAG ATATATGCTTTAAACAAAGTGATGACGGACCTTGAGCAGCAGCAGTTTGAAACCTTCTGCAAACAGATGCAAGGTCCTGCAGAATGA
- the LOC111834471 gene encoding small vasohibin-binding protein isoform X1 — protein sequence MSYTVKTLNAIMEPACRKDKQKQKDTSNRGDRSKQKSAQQELKQRQRAEIYALNKVMTDLEQQQFETFCKQMQGPAE from the exons atgtCCT ATACAGTGAAGACGTTAAATGCAATCATGGAACCAGCATGTCGCAAAgacaagcaaaaacaaaaggacACATCAAACCGGGGAGACAGATCTAAACAGAAGTCGGCCCAGCAGGAACTGAAACAGCGGCAGCGAGCTGAG ATATATGCTTTAAACAAAGTGATGACGGACCTTGAGCAGCAGCAGTTTGAAACCTTCTGCAAACAGATGCAAGGTCCTGCAGAATGA